In the Sandaracinaceae bacterium genome, GCTGCTGGCGCCATGTTGGCGCTGCTGCGCGACGCGCTCGACCCGAACCTGGTGCAGGCCGTGGGAGGTACCCCGGTGATCTTGCACGGAGGTCCGTTCGCCAACATCGCGCACGGCTGCAGCTCATTGGTGGGCACGCGCCTCGCCATGCATCTGGCCGAGTGGACGTTCACGGAGGCGGGCTTCGGCTTCGACCTGGGCGCCGAGAAGTTCCTCGACATCAAGTGCCGCACCGGTGGCCTCGCGCCCGATGGCGTGGTGCTGGTCACCACCATCCGCGCGCTCAAGATGCACGGCGGTCAGGACCTCGCGAAGGCCGCAGAGGTGAGCCCCGAGGCCGTCCTCGCGGGCCTGCCCAACCTGGACAAGCACATCGAGAGCGCGCGGCGCTTCGGGCTGCCGGTGGTGGTGGCGCTGAATCGGTTCGGGGCCGACGACGACCGCGAGATCGGCGTGGTGCGCGCGCGCTGTACGGAGCTGGGCGCCACCTTCGCGGTGTCCGACCACTTCGAGCACGGCGGCGAGGGCGCGCTCGAGCTCGCGCGAGCGGTGATCGACGCGTGCGGCGGGAGCACCAGGCCCGAGCCGGTGGTGCTCTACGACCTGGACGAGCCCGTTCCCGAGAAGATCCGCCGCGTGGCTCAGGAGATGTACGGCGCGTCGGCGGTGGTGCTCACCAAGGCGGCCGAGCGCGAGCTGCGCGACATCGAGCGCTTGGGCCACGCGGGGCTGCCGGTGTGCATCGCCAAGACGCAGAATTCGCTGTCGGACGACCCTACGCGGCGCGGGCGCCCACGCGACTTCACGCTGACCGTGCGCGGGCTGCGCGTGAACTCCGGTGCAGGCTTCATCGTGGTGCTCACGGGGGACATCGTGCGCATGCCGGGCCTGCCGCGGCGCCCCCTGGCAGAGCAGGTGGACGTGCAGGACGGCGTCATCGTGGGCCTGCGCTGAGACCCTTCCCCTAGCGGGCGCGAGCCACCTCGGCGTGGCGCGGGCAGCGCACCTCGTGGTCGTTCACCATGCCCACCGCCTGCATGCACGCGTAGACGATGGTGGGCCCGCAGAACTTGAAGCCGCGCCGCTTCATGTCCTTGGCCATGCGCTCCGAGAGCTCTGTCTTGGTGGGCGCGTCACGCCAGCGGTTCAGCCGGTGGTCGATGGGCGTGCCGTCCACGAAGCCCCACACGTAGTCCGAGAACGAGGTACCCGCGTCGCGCAGCGCCAGGTACGCCTGCGCGTTCCCGATGGAGGCGCGGATCTTGGCCGGGCTGCGGATGATGCCCGGGTTCTCGAGGGCCTTTTTGATGCGGGCCTCGTCCCAGCGCGCGATCACCTCGGGGCGAAAGCCCTCGAACTCGGCGCGCATGGACTCGCGCTTACGGAGGATGGTGATCCA is a window encoding:
- a CDS encoding formate--tetrahydrofolate ligase; this translates as MPPTTVPDLAREHTAQPISHIAASLGVHPDDLVSYGREMAKVSLRALERESPLGETRRKLVLVSAITPTPAGEGKTTTSIGLGQAFTALGHSVCLALREPSMGPSLGLKGGATGGGRAQLIPADRINLHFTGDFHAITSAHNLLASLIDNHLHFGNALGIDPGRVVWPRVLDLNDRALRHVVVGLGGVGQGVPRETSFDITAASEVMAILCLARDMADLRARLERILVAFTHAGEPVYARELGAAGAMLALLRDALDPNLVQAVGGTPVILHGGPFANIAHGCSSLVGTRLAMHLAEWTFTEAGFGFDLGAEKFLDIKCRTGGLAPDGVVLVTTIRALKMHGGQDLAKAAEVSPEAVLAGLPNLDKHIESARRFGLPVVVALNRFGADDDREIGVVRARCTELGATFAVSDHFEHGGEGALELARAVIDACGGSTRPEPVVLYDLDEPVPEKIRRVAQEMYGASAVVLTKAAERELRDIERLGHAGLPVCIAKTQNSLSDDPTRRGRPRDFTLTVRGLRVNSGAGFIVVLTGDIVRMPGLPRRPLAEQVDVQDGVIVGLR
- a CDS encoding DNA-3-methyladenine glycosylase I yields the protein MSDPSELHCGWAPATDALYRGYHDTEWGVPERDSRALWEKFQLDGFQAGLSWITILRKRESMRAEFEGFRPEVIARWDEARIKKALENPGIIRSPAKIRASIGNAQAYLALRDAGTSFSDYVWGFVDGTPIDHRLNRWRDAPTKTELSERMAKDMKRRGFKFCGPTIVYACMQAVGMVNDHEVRCPRHAEVARAR